ACGTGGTCTCGTGCCCCTGGCCCTGGGACTGCACCGACAGCCGCAGCTGCGCCTTGCCGGTCGGGTGGACCCGCAGCTCGCAGCCGTCGGCCATGCCCAGGCCGAGGATGTCCATGTGCTTGCGCGGTCCGGCGCCGACCCCCTCGGTGAAGAAGGAGATGCCGATCCCCATCAGCTCCTGGGACTCGCCGGCCTCGTAGGCGCGCCGCTTGGCGGCCTGCTCGGCGCGTAGCTGGTCGTAGCCGGCGATCCGCATCGCCTCGTGCATGGCACGCGGGTAGTCGCCGGAGTCGTACTCCCAGCCGGTCGGGGTGGTGTAGGGGAACTGCTCGGGTCGCAGGAAGTTCTTCAGCCGCAGCTCGGCCGGGTCCATCCCGAGCTCGTCGGCGAGGCAGTCGATCATGCGCTCGACGAGGTAGACCGCCTCGGTGATCCGGAACGAGCAGGCGTAGGCGACGCCGCCCGGCGCCTTGTTGGTGTAGACCGCCTTCACGTTGCAGTGCGCGGCCGGGTAGTCGTACGAGCCGGTGAAGATGTGGAAGAACCCGGCCGGGTACTTGGTGGGCTGGGCGACGCCGTTGAAGGCGCCGTGGTCGGCCAGCACGTCGACCTGCAGCCCCAGGATCCTGCCCTCGCGCGTCGCGGCGATGGACCCGGTCATGTGGTAGTCGCGGGCGAACGACGTCGACATCAGGTTCTCGGAGCGGTCCTCCATCCACTTGACCGGCTTGCCGGTGACGATGGAGCCGACGATCGAGCACACGTAGCCGGGGTAGATGCCGACCTTGTTGCCGAACCCGCCGCCGATGTCGGGCGAGATGACCTGGATCTTGTGCTCCGGCAGCCCCGCGACCAGCGCGTACAGCGTCCGGTGCGCGTGCGGGGCCTGGGTGGTGGTCCAGATCACGAGCTTGCCGGTGATCGGGTCCATGTGCGCCACGGACCCGCACGTCTCCATCGGGGCGGGATGCACCCGCGGGTACAGCATGTGCTGGGTCACGACCACCTCGGCGTTCGCGAACGCCTCGTCGGTCCTGGCCTTGTCGCCGGCCTCCCAGTCGTAGATGTGGTTGTCGGTGCGGCCCTCGAGGTCGTCGCGGATCACCGGGGCGTCGGGCGCCAGGGCCTGCTTGGCGTCGGCGACGACGGGCAACGGCTCGTAGTCGACGTCGATCAGCTGCAGGGCGTCGCGGGCGCTGTAGCGGTCCTCGGCGACGACGAAGGCGACCTCCTGGCCCTGGAAGCGCACCTTGTCGGTGGCCAGCACCGCCTGGGTGTCGTTGGACAGCGTCGGCATCCACGCCAGGCCCAGCCCGGCGAGGGTCTCACCGGTGATGACGGCCCTCACCTTCGGGTGGGCCTCGGCCGCGCTGGTGTCGATCGAACGGATGCGGGCGTGCGCGAACGGGCTGCGCAGGATGGCGCCGTGCAACATGCCCGGCAGCGTCACGTCGTCGACGTAGTTGCCGTGGCCGCGGAGGAAGCGCACGTCCTCCTTGCGCAGCATGCGGCCGAAGCCGATCGGGTTGCCCGCGTCGCTGTGCCGGCGGTGCTCGGGGGCCGGCGCCGGCGTGTCGGTGGTGGTCATGCCGTGACCTCCGGTTCGCTCGTGGCCGGGTGCTCGGCGGCCCAGCGGACGGCCCGCACGATGTTCTCGTAGCCGGTGCAACGGCAGAGGTTGCCGCTGATGGCCTCACGGATCGTGGCGTCGTCGGGGTCCGGGTCGCGCTCCAGCAGCCACTTGGCGGTCATCATCATCCCCGGGGTGCAGAACCCGCACTGCAGGCCGTGCTCCTCCATGAACCCCTGCTGGACCGGGTCGAGGTGGCCGTCGCGGGCGAGGTCCTCGACGGTGCGGACCTGCCTGCCCTCGCACATGACCGCCAGCGTCGTGCAGCTCTTCACGGCCTCACCGTCGACCCACAGCGTGCAGGCGCCGCAGTTGGAGGTGTCACACGCCCAGTGGGTGCCGGTCAGGCCGAGTTCGTCGCGGACGAAGTGGACGAGCAGCATGCGCGGCTCGATGTCGCGGGTGACCTCGTCGCCGTTGACCGTCATCGTCACCTGCATCACACGCCCCTCCCGTCGTTCCAGGTCGGGGGCTCCTGCCCACGGGCGTGGGCGACGGCCCGCGTCAGTGCCCGCATCGTCAGCTCCCGCGCCAGGTGGCGCTTGTAGTCCTCGGGTCCACGCTGGTCGGCGGTCGGGTTGACGTGGTCGTGGACCAGTTGCGCGGCTCGCGCGAGGGTGTCCCGGTCCGCGGGCGCGCCGCGCAGGGCGTGCTCGGCCTGGGCGCACGTGAAGTGCTCGGCGCCGACCGCGGCCAGTCCGAGCCCGACGTCGGCGATCGTGTCGCCGTCGAGGCGCACGAACGCGCCGGCGGCGGCCACGGCCCAGTCACCGGCACGGCGCTCGACCTTCTCGTACGCGCTGCCGGCACCCGGCCGGATCGGGACGCGCACGTCGGTGAGGATCTCCGCGTCGCCGACCGCGGTCATGTACGGGCCTTCGTGGAACGCGCGGAGCGGGACGATCCGCGAGCCGTCCGAGGAACGGATCACCACCTCGGCGCGCAGGGCCGAGCAGACGGCCGAGAGGTCCTCGGCCGGGTCGGCCTGGCACAGCGAACCGCCGAGCGTGCCGCGGTTGCGGACCAGCGGGTCGGCGATGACGCGTTCGGCGTCGGCGAAGATCCGGTAGTGCTCGGCGAGCAGCGCGGATTCCAGCAGTTGGCGATGGCGTACGAGCGCGCCGATGACGAGGTGGTCGCCCTCGACCCGGATCTGGTCCAGGCCGGGGATGCCGTTGATGTCGATCAGGGTCTCGGGCGCGGCGAGCCGTAGCTTCATCATCGGCAGCAGGCTGTGGCCGCCGGCGATCAGCCGGGCGTCCTCACCATGTCGTTCGAGGAGCGCGATCGCCTCCTCGATGCTGCCGGCCCGTTCGTAGGCGAACGTCTCCGGTACCTGCATCCTGCGGTGGCCTCCCGGTCCGTCGACGTCACGAACCGTGGGAGACACGGTGTCCACCGGCCCCGTCGCTGCGGCCGTGGCGCGCCAGGTCGCCCACGCCTCGCCGTCGAATCCGTGCGGTCCGCCCGCTGGTCCGGTGCGGCGCGGGCCGCTGCCTTCCTCCCGCCCCGAGTGTGCCCCAGCCGTTTGCGGCAGCAACCGGATCCGTGAGGGTGGGGACACATCGGACGCCGGTGCGCGCGTGGCACACGACGGCCAGGGTCTTCCGGCCGTCCAGCCTGGACACGCCCGCACCTCCAGCGGTGCTGGGCTGCCTCGTCG
This Egicoccus sp. AB-alg2 DNA region includes the following protein-coding sequences:
- a CDS encoding (2Fe-2S)-binding protein gives rise to the protein MQVTMTVNGDEVTRDIEPRMLLVHFVRDELGLTGTHWACDTSNCGACTLWVDGEAVKSCTTLAVMCEGRQVRTVEDLARDGHLDPVQQGFMEEHGLQCGFCTPGMMMTAKWLLERDPDPDDATIREAISGNLCRCTGYENIVRAVRWAAEHPATSEPEVTA
- a CDS encoding aerobic carbon-monoxide dehydrogenase large subunit — protein: MTTTDTPAPAPEHRRHSDAGNPIGFGRMLRKEDVRFLRGHGNYVDDVTLPGMLHGAILRSPFAHARIRSIDTSAAEAHPKVRAVITGETLAGLGLAWMPTLSNDTQAVLATDKVRFQGQEVAFVVAEDRYSARDALQLIDVDYEPLPVVADAKQALAPDAPVIRDDLEGRTDNHIYDWEAGDKARTDEAFANAEVVVTQHMLYPRVHPAPMETCGSVAHMDPITGKLVIWTTTQAPHAHRTLYALVAGLPEHKIQVISPDIGGGFGNKVGIYPGYVCSIVGSIVTGKPVKWMEDRSENLMSTSFARDYHMTGSIAATREGRILGLQVDVLADHGAFNGVAQPTKYPAGFFHIFTGSYDYPAAHCNVKAVYTNKAPGGVAYACSFRITEAVYLVERMIDCLADELGMDPAELRLKNFLRPEQFPYTTPTGWEYDSGDYPRAMHEAMRIAGYDQLRAEQAAKRRAYEAGESQELMGIGISFFTEGVGAGPRKHMDILGLGMADGCELRVHPTGKAQLRLSVQSQGQGHETTFAQIVAEELGIPPEDIEVLHGDTDNTPFGLGTYGSRSTPVSGAAAAVVARRVKDKARLIAAAALECSADDLEWEQGRWFVRGDPDQGKTIQELAMAAHSNLELPEGVEGHLDATAVYDPPNLTYPFGAYICVVDVDAGTGVVKVRRFVAVDDCGPRINPMIVEGQIHGGLADGIGMALMEVIAFDEDGNNLGGSFMDYLLPTSMECPSWELGQTVTPSPHHPQGLKGVGESATVGSPAAVVNAVCDALRIRHADMPLTPAVVWRAAQGRPLRTDLAIVE
- a CDS encoding xanthine dehydrogenase family protein subunit M, with amino-acid sequence MQVPETFAYERAGSIEEAIALLERHGEDARLIAGGHSLLPMMKLRLAAPETLIDINGIPGLDQIRVEGDHLVIGALVRHRQLLESALLAEHYRIFADAERVIADPLVRNRGTLGGSLCQADPAEDLSAVCSALRAEVVIRSSDGSRIVPLRAFHEGPYMTAVGDAEILTDVRVPIRPGAGSAYEKVERRAGDWAVAAAGAFVRLDGDTIADVGLGLAAVGAEHFTCAQAEHALRGAPADRDTLARAAQLVHDHVNPTADQRGPEDYKRHLARELTMRALTRAVAHARGQEPPTWNDGRGV